GTTAACGCTAGCATTTTGACCGCATTGTGCTTCTGAACTTGTGAGCAAAGAATTTACTTTTCCAGCCATTTCCACCGTTTTGCCCAATCCATCAAGAACTCCTTTCTGTACTTTGAGATGGTTTTTGCCCCTTGCTGATCTTCAATATAAAGTGCTGGATTTTGCCTATCACTGTACCAGTTCGGTCCAAGTTGATAATCATCTGCCGTTGCTTTTCCCGGCCATGGAATTGTACTCATATACGCTCCTACCAACCCATCAATTTCGGGAATGGAACTGCTGGTTTTATAGGATCCATGTTCTGGTTTTTTAGAAGAATACTTCACTCCATAAGTCCCATTTCCTAGATAATATCCAGGCCAGGTCTGATTCTGGACCTCTATGTTGAAAACTACAGAGTCTTCGGGAACGCTGAGTTCTGGGCCTTCAAATCTCCACTCAATTGTGGAATATGCCGCCACTGTGTCTTGCACTGTACTTCCACCGATAAATACATTTCTGGAACTACGATCGATCTTTTCAAAACTTCCTCCCCAACTTTCTCCGGTAGGATCATTGGGGTCCCCATTCATTAGATAAACGAGTGAAGGCGTATCGCCCATTTTAATGTTCCCATCATAATACTTGATGAAATCCTTGCCCAACTCACCTCGATCCTGAATGTAATTTTCATAATAAGCATCTCCTTTCAGTTCATCCGGGGATTCATTATCCATAAACCAACCTCTATACGTTGCATTTGCCTCGATCATCCAGAGGTCAGGGTGATGCTCTGCGATATAAGAATATGCATTGATACTCCATTTCTTATTAGGACCTCCGATCCAATAAACCTTTATGTTTTCTTTGATCTCAGGAGCATCATGTAAGGCCTGAGCCAGATCCTCTATTCCTCCCCAAACCAACACCCAAAGTGGCTGTTCACTTTTCTTCTTTGCACAGGTAATAATCCATTCCGAACCTTCAGTAGGAGTTGTATAACCTTTGAACGGGGCCGCATCTTTTTGGCCTTGCTTGGTTATTGCCCTCAGAGAATTTGGAGTTGGGAGTTCCGGAGCATGGGAGAGGAGCTGATTATAATCTTTTTCATAGATATCAATCATATCTATAAAGTCCTCTTTTCTTCCATCACCAAAAGGCGATGAAACTAATCCTTCCAGCTCGATTCGGTCTGAATACATTAATAAATGTATCATCGATTGGAAATCATCAGGATCAGTTCCGCCTATGTCCGAACTTATTATTACTCTAGGTTTGGCGGATTCCACTGGTTGTTCGTTGCAGCCCGTAATAGCTGCAAAAATGAATATCCCCGCTAAACTTGATAGTATACTCTCATTGAATTTCATTTCACCTCAACTTCTTTATTAGATTTTATTAAAAACATTCAATCTATATTTACTGGGGTAAAATTATTCTCGCATTTAGTTAAAAACCACCTAAATTTATCTAATAATCTATCGAATTCCGAGATGATAAGACGTTTTGACGAGAAGAGAAGTGTTTTTAAACCTTATGGTTTTTCCTGTGAAATGTGGTTGCCTAATCTAATGCACAGACCTGATCGCCATAATGAAATAGAAATTAATTTTTTCCCTGAAGAAGGGATTACCTATCTATTTCAAGGAAAGAAAATTAAAATTCCAGCTAATAGATTCACTTTATTTTGGGCTCTGACACCTCATCAAATAGTAGCTTTCGAAGCCGGACTTCCATATTACGTTTGTACTGTCCCCTTTTCGGTTTTTTTGGAATGGAAATTACCGGCAAGCTTTGTTGAAAAAATTTTGAATGGAGAAATTATTTCTGAGGCCAATCCTATTTATTCTTCTGTAGATGAAACCAACTTTAAACGTTGGTTCGATGATTTTCAGGAAAAGAAAAATCCTAAAATTGCCTTGTTGGAAGTTCAAGGGCGTGTGAATAGAATGGCATATGAATATATTCCAAGCACTTCCAAAAGTATTTCTACTTCACATATCAAAGAAGCCAACCAAGTGGAAAAAATTGCTATGTTTATTGCTCAACATTATACAGAACCCATCAAAGTATCTGATATAGGAAAAGCCGTAGAACTGCATCCGGATCATGCCAATACTATCTTTAAAAAAACTTTTGGAACAACCTTAAGTGAGTACATTACCGAAGAGCGCATTTCACATGCACAGCGGTTATTACTTACTTCGGATCTTCCGATCACCCAGCTTGCTTTCAATTGTGGTTTTCAATCCATCAGTCGGTTTAACGCTGCTTTTTTAAAGATCACTGGTTACACTCCTCGGGATTTTAGGAAAAGCAATAGTTTTCTAAACTGAAGGTTGGTTCGTACCCCTCGTACTGTACGGATGGTACGAGACTTTGAAATATGAATGAATAGTTGTGGTTTATAAATGAACCTAATTTCTAAAAATTAGATGAATTCGCTTCTGATCTAAAAAATAAAACCCTAACTAGTTGATTTTAACTGAATTAGGGTTTTTAATGGCAGAGAGTGGGGGATTCGAACCCCCGGTACGGTTTGACCCGTACGACAGTTTAGCAAACTGCTGGTTTAAGCCACTCACCCAACTCTCTATTTTATGTTTAGCAAGTCGCTGTCCCGATAACTATCGTGGATAAGCCACTCACCCAACTCTCTATTTTATGTTTAGCAAGCCGCTGTCCCGATAACTATCGTGGATAAGCCACTCACCCAACTCTCTATTTTATGTTTAGCAAGCTGCTGTCCCGATAACTATCGTGGATTTGTGACTTGCTCAACTTACATTTAGATTTTGGTGGAGAAAATCGCAGAGACTTTCTTCCTATTCCCAAATGCGTTGCAAATATAAATCAATTGCTAAGATTATAACAAGTCTAAACGGCTTAGAAATTAAATTGTCGATACTTTTTTGTTAAAATACTGGTTATCAAAAGAAATAATTTTTAGCATTGCTATTGAATATTTAAAAAATACCCAGTACTGGGTATTTTTATTGCTGATTCGCTTCTCTACATTTGCTTATTCAACATATTTAAAGATGCTAATTCAAACGAAAAACTGTAATTTTTTAATCGAAGGTTCCGCGGAGCAAACGGGATGCGTGTTGATAAAAGCTAACTCTCAGGAGGAACTACAACGCTTTTTTGGGTCAAGCCTGATTAAATATACTGGTAATTCGGATTATCCTTTTGAGGTTTTTGCCTGCAAGCAGGAATTTGCCAATGCCCTGATTCTGATGGTGAAAGAGATTGAATATTCAGATTTTGACTTCGAAACGTTAGTTACAGCATAATATTTTAAAAAATATTTAAATTATTTTAAAATGCTTTTCAGGGATGAAAAGCATTTTTTATTGATGCACCGACTTTTTAATAGAGTAGAACGAATAATCGTCTGAAAATGAATGATTTTGAGTATTTAATTTCATAACTAGCCCCTTTTTTTAGTGGATAATTTTGTCAATATTTCGAGTCAAAATACTTGAAGTTGTCACCTACCATCTTCTAGAGCTTGTGATTTGTGTTGAGAATATAGAAAATCTTATTCCGGAGATTTTGATGGAATCAGAGCATTTTTATCTGGTTCATTTAGATGTTGAGGGAAATGTATTGAATTCAAATAAGCGCTTCATTGATACTGTTGAAGTGTCAAAGAAAAAATGCTTGTTGGAGGCTTTGAACAGGGAATCGCAAGCATCACTTGAAGTGGAGTTTGATAATATGCTTTCATCACCAAAGTCAAAGCACCAATTATTATTGAGTTTGGTAGGTAAAGAGAAGGTCTTGCCTGTTTGGTGGGAGTTTTCAGTCATAACAACCCCTGAGATGGATATTTTGGGAGTGTTTGGCTTAGGAGTAGATTTCAAGATGCTTCAATATGAAACACCTTGGCATAGCCTTAGTGATTTGTTGGATTTTGGAAGTGTAGTTTTAGACGAAAGGCTACAAACTTTGTCATTAGATGAAAAAGTTAGAGGATGGCTGGAAGTGGATGTAGATATGGTACAAAACTTAGCTTTTTTTAGTGAGGTTTTAGTGCCAGTAGATGTAGCTCAATTAGAAAAATTGAATCGGTACAAAAGAGATAAAACTCCTTGTGCCATACGCTTAAAAAATTGTCAAAACGGGGAAGTATTTTCCTCCTTATTAATTTATCAAAAATCAGGAAATCAGCTTTTTTTAATGCCGGAGATGAAAAAAACAGACAAAATTAAAATGGAGAAGCCTTTTAATGAAAGTCAATTAGCAGCTATTCCTGGCTCTGTTTGGTTAGTGAAAAAGGATTTGACGCTTGTTCAATTAAATGAAGAGGGTCAACTTCTAGGACAAGAATGGTTTGGTAAATCCTTGGAGGAAGGCGCAAAACTTTGTTTTGAAAATGAATCAATGGCTGTAGGTAAATTATTAGAAAAAGTTGCTGAAGTTTTTTGTGAGCAGCAACCTTCTGAGTTTGACCTAAGATTGAAAAATAATTCTAGCGATTTCGGCTTTTGGAAAGTAAATATTAGCCTTATACAATCAGAAATTGATGGAGATAGTTTTGCTATGATTCACTTATTGGATTTATCTGAGTGGGGCAAAAAGCTCATGTCATTACAAAAGGAAAATAATGCCCTTCGTGAGGTTGCAATGAAACCTTCTCATATCCTAAGGTCTCCACTTTCTTCTATGATGGGACTTTTAGATTTAATTGATCCTCAGCAACTAGACACAGAGAATCAGAAGTATTTCTCTTATTTGAAACCCCTTGCTAAGGAGCTGGATGAAGTGATAAGAAACAATGCAAAAAAAGTAGGGGCTTTTGATTAAAAAAGGCCTTCAACATTCATTTTTAGAAGTCTTGGCGGAATATACAAACCTCCAAAATTGATTTCTTCTCCAGAAATATAGATCTCCTCATTTGTAAAGAAAACAACTCCTTCAGTCTGGGAGAATTTAGCAGGACTACCTAAGAAGGTTCTTCTAATTTTACCTTGAAAGAACTTGGTGTCGGTAAATTCCGAAATCAACCAAATGAAAGATTTTGAATTGAGACCTTTATCCTCATATCCAAGAAGCACGATTTTAGTACCATCCTCACTTATGTCTGCGGAGGTAATCAGTCCTTGTACATCATAATTCTCTAGTAGGGTTGCTATTTGACTGCTTCCATTTAATGGGAGAGTATAATGCTTGGTTTTTCCATCTGCCGTATTTTTAGAGAAAAGGTGAAATTGGTTGTTGAAAATGAAAAATGATTCGCAATCAAAATTCCCATTAACATTAAAATCAGTTTGATCAGAGAAGTTGAAGTGAATCTTATCTGCTATTGTATT
Above is a window of Algoriphagus machipongonensis DNA encoding:
- a CDS encoding helix-turn-helix domain-containing protein is translated as MIRRFDEKRSVFKPYGFSCEMWLPNLMHRPDRHNEIEINFFPEEGITYLFQGKKIKIPANRFTLFWALTPHQIVAFEAGLPYYVCTVPFSVFLEWKLPASFVEKILNGEIISEANPIYSSVDETNFKRWFDDFQEKKNPKIALLEVQGRVNRMAYEYIPSTSKSISTSHIKEANQVEKIAMFIAQHYTEPIKVSDIGKAVELHPDHANTIFKKTFGTTLSEYITEERISHAQRLLLTSDLPITQLAFNCGFQSISRFNAAFLKITGYTPRDFRKSNSFLN
- a CDS encoding nucleoside hydrolase-like domain-containing protein, with product MKFNESILSSLAGIFIFAAITGCNEQPVESAKPRVIISSDIGGTDPDDFQSMIHLLMYSDRIELEGLVSSPFGDGRKEDFIDMIDIYEKDYNQLLSHAPELPTPNSLRAITKQGQKDAAPFKGYTTPTEGSEWIITCAKKKSEQPLWVLVWGGIEDLAQALHDAPEIKENIKVYWIGGPNKKWSINAYSYIAEHHPDLWMIEANATYRGWFMDNESPDELKGDAYYENYIQDRGELGKDFIKYYDGNIKMGDTPSLVYLMNGDPNDPTGESWGGSFEKIDRSSRNVFIGGSTVQDTVAAYSTIEWRFEGPELSVPEDSVVFNIEVQNQTWPGYYLGNGTYGVKYSSKKPEHGSYKTSSSIPEIDGLVGAYMSTIPWPGKATADDYQLGPNWYSDRQNPALYIEDQQGAKTISKYRKEFLMDWAKRWKWLEK
- a CDS encoding nitrogen regulation protein NR(II), whose product is MESEHFYLVHLDVEGNVLNSNKRFIDTVEVSKKKCLLEALNRESQASLEVEFDNMLSSPKSKHQLLLSLVGKEKVLPVWWEFSVITTPEMDILGVFGLGVDFKMLQYETPWHSLSDLLDFGSVVLDERLQTLSLDEKVRGWLEVDVDMVQNLAFFSEVLVPVDVAQLEKLNRYKRDKTPCAIRLKNCQNGEVFSSLLIYQKSGNQLFLMPEMKKTDKIKMEKPFNESQLAAIPGSVWLVKKDLTLVQLNEEGQLLGQEWFGKSLEEGAKLCFENESMAVGKLLEKVAEVFCEQQPSEFDLRLKNNSSDFGFWKVNISLIQSEIDGDSFAMIHLLDLSEWGKKLMSLQKENNALREVAMKPSHILRSPLSSMMGLLDLIDPQQLDTENQKYFSYLKPLAKELDEVIRNNAKKVGAFD